GCTCAGCCGCGTCTTCTGGTAGGGAGGAGCCCGCGGCACGGGGCGTCGGGGGCCCGGGCGGTGAATGCCGCCGTcggccgatggcagccccacggCCCGGGAAAGGGGAGAGCGGGGAGAGCGAGGAGATAGAGGTGTGAAGTACAAACGTGTGAAACCTAGAATATCAAACGTAAAAGATAGAAATATACAACGTAAAACGTACAgcgtaaaagataaaaatatcaaacGTAAAAGATAGAAATGTACAACGTAAAACGTACAGCGTAGAAGATAAAAATATCAAACGTAAAAGATAGAAATGTACAACGTAAAACGTACAgcgtaaaagataaaaatatcaaacGTAAAAGATAGAAATGTACAACGTAAAACGTACAgcgtaaaagataaaaatatcaaacGTAAAAGATAGAAATATACAACGTAAAACGTACAGCGTAGAAGATAAAAATATCAAACGTAAAACATACAgcgtagaaaataaaaatatacaacgtaaaagataaaaatatgcaaCGTAAAACGTACAGCGTAGAAGATAAAAATATGCAATGTAAAACATACAacgtaaaagaaaaatattaaatgtaaaatacaaaaatatacgACGTAAAACATACAacgtaaaagataaaaatatacaaCATAAAACACAacgtaaaagaaaaatattaaacgtaaaacacaaaaatatacgACGTAAAACATACAAcgtaaaagataaaaatacacaATGTAAaccataaaatgcaaaaatatcaaacataaaagataaaaatatgaaacaaaacccataaaatgcaaaaatatcaaacataaaagataaaaatatgaaacaaaacccaacaaatgcaaaaatatcaaacataaaagataaaaatatgaaacaaaacccataaaatgcaaaaatatcaaACATAAAATATACAACATAGCAGGAAAATGTCAAACATGAAATGTAAAATACAAAACCACAGAGTCACAGAGCGGctcgggttggaaggcacctcatGTAAAAACATAAACAGATGAGATTGAAATACGTTGACATATAACTACGTTTAACGGGGTGAGACAATGAAATAATTAACTCTGCTTTTTAACGTATAGATCATACATACGTTAAAAAAGAACTGGCTGTAAGGCTAAAGAGGCGGCACTGATGCCGATGCCCGTAAGAACCCGCCGGGATCGTGTCCCCGCGTCCCAGGCGCTCCCGGCGCTAACGTGGGGCGCGGAAGGGTCCCGGTGCCCGCGGGGAGGTCCAGGACCGTGGTCCCCGCGCTCCGTAGGTCGTAGGGACGCGGCCCTGGGGCTGCACTGGGCGGCTCGTTCCCAGCCCGCCCCGGCTGCGACCCACCACGACCCCACGCCCCGCGTttggggggggtgcgggggccggGGGTTGTACAGGCAGCCCACGGCGGGAGGGTCGGGGGGGCTGCAGGCCACGGCGGGCGGAGGTTTTTTGTGGGGGGAAGTTTTTGGGGGCACTGCAGCCCATGGCGGggggaggttttttggggggggagctgcagcccatggcggggggaggttttttttggggggactGTAGCCCACGGCGGggggaggttttttttgggggggaggttttggctggggaggctgcagcccaCGGCGGGGGGAGGTTtttcgggggggggtgggtttttgggggtcCGCTGCAGCCCACGGCGGGGGTCGGTTTTTCgggggggtgggtttttgggAGGTCGCTGCAGCCCACGGCGGGGGGAGGTTTCTCGTGGGGGTCGGTTTTTCgggggggtgggtttttgggAGGTCGCTGCAGCCCACGGCGGGGGGAGGTTTCTCGGGGGGGTCGGTTTTTCgggggggtgggtttttgggAGGTCGCTGCAGCCCACGGCGGGGGGAGGTTTCTCGGGGGGGTCGGTTTTTCgggggggtgggtttttgggAGGTCGCTGCAGCCCACGGCGGGGGTCGGTTTTTCgggggggtgggtttttgggAGGTCGCTGCAGCCCACGGCGGGGGGAGGTTTCTCGTGGGGGTCggtttttcgggggggggggggttttgggggtccgCTGCAGCCCACGGCGGGGGGAGGTTTCTCGTGGGGGtcggttttttgggggggtgggtttttgggAGGTCGCTGCAGCCCACGGCAGGGGGAGGTTTCTCGTGGGGGTCggtttttcggggggggggggggggggtttgggggtccgcTGCAGCGCGGCGCTGTGCCCGCAGGACCCACGGCGACCTGGCGAGCGGCCTGTACCCCCagatcctgctctccctgcagaagGTGCTGGCCGACCCCGTGCGGCCGCTCTGCTCCCACTACGGCGCCGTGGCGGGGCTGCACGCGCTGGGCTGGCAGGTGAGGGGCGGGCaggggccccccgcgccccccggcccccgcccgccctgACCCCCGCGTCCCCGCAGGCGGTGGAGCGGGTGCTGtacccccacctccccacctACTGGGCCAACCTGCAGGCCGTGCTGGACGACTACTCCGTCTCCAACGCCCAGGTCAAGGCCGACGGACACAAGGTCTACGGCGCCATCTTGGTGAGGGGCGCGGGGAGCCCGCCGCCGGTTCTGGCCGTTGAGTCGATTATTGCCTCCCCCGACGAGCCCTCCCCGCCCGGGAAGGGCGACCGGGGGGCGGAAGGGAAAGGTTCCGTAGAACAAGTGGAAATAGTCGACGTTTATAACCCCCAAAAGCCGACGCCGGCGCGAGGCAAAACGCGTCGGGATTCTACGGGCCCGGCTGGAGCAGCCGGGAGCCGgcaggggcgggagggagggaaggacccGGGGGCGAGGAGGTTCTCGGGACGGCGGCCACGAGGGGCGGCTCATATGGAATCTCCATGGAAATTCATGTGGAAAACTCTCTTGAAATTTATGTTGGATTTATACGAAATTTATACCAGCATTTATATTGGAATCTATGCTGGAACTTATACGGAATTTATACTGAAACTCATACTGCCATTACATGAAATTTACATTGAAGTGACATCGGAGTTTATACTGGAATTCATACggaaatttatattaaatttataCTGAATTTATACTGAAATTACATGAAACTTACATTGAAATTATATTGAAGCTTATATTGAATCTATGCTGAAATCCTATTGAAATTTATATTGGAATTTGTActgaaatttatatttaatttgtgTGGAAACTTACGTTTAATTCATACTAAATTTATACTGAAATTTACATTGAGTTTATGTGACACTTCTATTGACATTTACATTGAAATTTATATTGACGTTTATATGACATTTATGTGAAATTTCCATTGGATTTCCATGGAAGTGGGGCCCTTGCTGGGGGAGCGGAGCCGTAGGACGAGGGGGGATGGTtctaaactggaaaaggggagatttgggtTAGAAACTGGGAAGAAACTCAGTATTTCGGGGGCGGTGAGACCCCAGCGCTCGCCCCGAGCGGCTGCGGCTGCCCCATGGCGcggggtctcgctcctcctcatcgtCGCCCCCGGGTCCTCGAAACCCGCCGCTCCCCCTGGCTCTAAAGTCGCTATTTCCCCCCGTTCGGACACCGTCCTTCCAAAAAAACGCACTTTCCCGAGAGAAGGGAGTTCGGCGTCGCTCCAACCggcatttttccccccaaaccagGTGGCTGTGGAGCGGCTGCTGAAGATGAAGGCTCAGCAGACGCCAGCGTCCGGCACCAGCCAGCGGCCGGAGGGTTCCCCGCGGCGCAGCCCCCGACCGGAGcccccccccgagcccggccTCGGCCTGGGCCgtcccctgctgcagctgggggggggcgggggcccCCCGGcgtcctccccccccgcctcgcccacCCCCTCCCTCCGCGACATGTACCGCGAGCTCTACGACTTCTTCGGCGACAGTTTGGCCACCCGTTTCGGCACCGGGTTGCCACCGGCTGCCATCCCCCCACCCAGCACCCCTGAAGGGACCCGGAAGGAACCGGCGGCGGCTTTCGGCGGCGAGGGGGTGACGCGAAAGATGCCCCAGCTGACGGCCAACGCCACGGTGAGCCCgcgggaggaggagagcccgcgCTGCGAGCCCCCGGCCGCTCGCCCGGCGCTTCACCGGCCGGCCAGCTTGCCACGGCCCCGGggtgctccccgccagcccggTGGCCACCGTCCCGGCGCTCGGGAGGTCTTCCAGAAATGCCGTTTTGCTCCGCGGGGCGCCCCGCGTTTCAGCTTCATTATCGCGGGTCGTCAGGCCGGCCGGCGTTGCCAAGGGCGGATGTTCCAAACCAGTTTCCCGCAACATCACGGACCGGGGCACGTCTCCTGATACGCCCAAAAATTGCCCATGATCGGCCGAACGGCCCGGCCGGCTCGGAGATGGCCACGCGCCGAGTattccctccatctcctcctctgaGCCGGCTGCTCCGTGTCCCTGAGCCCCGATTGTGTCTTCCCCCAGCGGCGCCGGACTGGTGCATCCCACGTCATGGGGGTCCGTGGCTGCCACTGGCCACGGTGGCCTCCAGTGGTCAATAAAAAGGCGTTTGTAGAAGGGTTTGTGGCTGCCGTGGGGGGACGGGGGCTGCGTCCCCACCGCCAGTGTCCATCCCAGGGCGGGAAGAGCCGAGCGGagctgggaggggatggaggggggtgggTTGGGGTTGTCCCCATGGAACCCTCCCCAttgaggggggcggcggcgccgtGGTGGGACACGGAGCCCTGGGCACATTGTCCTTGTCCCTGGGTGCTCCTCCGTGCTGCGGGgtcgggggggagggagggatggatggacagacagacggacggccaccaccagctccaggcaggctggggacaagatggagggagggatggatggacagacaggaggagggagggacggacggaTAGACGGACAGCGGGATGgatggctgctgccagccccaagcAGTCTGGAGACGGGACggatggacagacggatggatggagGAACGGCCACCGCCGGCTCCAAGTGGTCTGGGGACAGGAGCTGCCGTGGGACACGTGAGCCGTAGCCACCAGCCTCCCCGGGACACGGCAGCGGCAGCACGTTGGTGTCGGCGTCGCCGTCGCGGGGCCCCAGCGGAGCCCATCCCCGTGGTGCCGTGGCGGGGTGGGGCGGAGGAGGCCGGGCTGAGCCGCGGGGGACGGGACGGAAGATGGCGGTGTCCGTCCTGCTGCTGGCGGAGCTGGCCCTCCACGGAGCCGCCTTCCTCTGCGGCATCGTCTGCGCTTCAGCCCTCACCGTGGCACAGGTACGGTCACGGCGCGGCGTGGGGGGACAGGTAGCCACGCCGGCTGGGCAAGCTGGGGGGCAAGTGGTTCCACCCCGCTCCTTGCCACCGGGGCTCCCTCCTGCCGTCCCGGGTAGGCTCCATCCCGCTCTCGCCCAGGTCTGTCCTGGCCCCCTCCCCAAAAAGCCCCCCGGTTTGTGGTCACCGGGTGCCGTGGGGGGGAGCGTGGGGGAATGGCAATGGGGTGGCTGAGCCCCCCCTTGCCTGTCCCAGTAGCCCCCGGCAAATCATGTGAGTGCAGCAGGAGTCAGCCGGGGCGGTTTgggcttccttcctcctcctcctcctcctcccggctttGCCGGTTTGTCCTGCTGGGGCTGAGCGCGGCTCCCTGCAGatgccttgggggggggggggggtgtcacccaaaaaaaacccacaccccccccaatGTCGGCAGGGAGAATTCGGAGGCCAGTGCCTCCTCTACGGCGTGGTGAGCTGGAACGGGACGGCGCTGGTGCCCCGGTCCTTCAGCCACGTCTCGCTCTGTTACTTCGTCTCGGGGGTCTCCATCGTGGTGGCCCTTtactccttctcctccctcctccacggCGCCTACAGCTGCTGCACCGGCGAGTCCCAGCGGTGAGCGGGGGGGGCAATGGTGGGACTGGGGGTGCCCCGCCAAGTGCCGCTgatgctcttttttcccccctttttccttttttttttttgccccccctcTCTCGCAGGGACCGCACGTGGCTCAGCATCGCCCTGGTCATCGCCTTCGTcgtcctcttcttcctcctggtCTCAGCGTGTGTCCTCCGCGTGGGGACGGACGCCCTCTGCACCTCCCTTCTGCAGACCCAGAGCCTGGCCAGGTAGCCACGACCTTCCCCGGGGTGTGTCGGGGGGGGATCTTGGGAAGGGCCCCCCCACTTCTCCCCACACTTTGTGCCCCCCGTTTGCCCCCACAGCTGCCGGGAGGCCGAGCAGAAGCCGTGGGTGTCCTACAGCCCCAGCCGCTTCTACAGCAACCTCTACAGCGCCCAggtgagccgggggggggggggcacggtgaagacacacagccccccccaaaaTGCTGCCTTGGGGTCCgggtggaggaggggggagtgatggggagcactgggggggtGTTGGGAGCACCCGCAGGTCGCGGCTGCAGCCGCACGTATggcgtccctggggctgctgcttcaccaggaggaggaagaagggggtccccactcaggaggaggaggaggaggagggggaagggggtccccactcaggaggaggaaggtgatgaGGAGGAaggtgatgaggaggaggaggaaggggaaggggtcCCCactcaggaggaggaagatgatgaggggGAAGGGGGTCCCTgctcaggagcaggaggaggaggaagagaaggaggaagagaaggaggaggaaggtccctgctcaggaggaggaggaaggggaagggagtcCCCGCTCAGGagcaggaagatgaggaggaggaggaagggagtcCCTGCCCAGGCAAGGGGACCTCCCGctcaccccctgtccccccaaccccccccaggcCTCGGCCTGGGTGAGCGTCTTCCTCTGGTGCCTGTTGACCACCCGGCTCCTGCTCCAGCGGCGCAGAGACGCCCCTTTCCCACTGCTGCGGCGCCACGATCCTGAGTGGAGTGCTGAGACTGAAGCCATTTTTGGGGGACGCCCTGTACGGCCCTGAAGAAAAGGGGGGAGCTGGTGTGGGAAAGGTCTGGGGAAGGAGCGTGGGGGCCCGGAGAAGGCAGGGACGTTGTTAGCCCGGCCAcccccctgcagctcccccccccatcgttaattttattattaaaaatgaggATTTCCAGTAGACGAGGTTGTGCCTGAACTCCCGGCTGCTCCCTGTACCCTGGGCTGGAGTTggtgaagatgatgatgatgaggaaTCGTGGAatcgtttaggctggaaaggaccttaaaggccacccagtgccacccccagggacacctcccaccatcCCAggctgctccgagccccgtccagcccagccttgaacccccccagggctggggcagccacacttctctgggcaacctgggccaggggctcacccccctcacagccaagaatttcttcctgatacctcacctaaatctccccttttttacCTTAAAACCCCTGTCtcttgtcccacggctcccctccctgctccagagtccctccccagctttcctggagcccttgagggactggaaggggctccagggtctccccggagccttctcttctccaggctgaacccccccagctcagcccggccccacagcagaggggctccagccctcccagcatctccggggcctcctccggccccgctcccacggCTCCGTGTCCCTCTGACggcccccgagcggagcagaggggcagaacccccccctcgccctgctggccacgctgctggggatgcagcccaggttgccgggggctttctgggctaccAGCGCGTGTTGCCGGCTCATTGACAACTCGTCGCCCCCTAGCACCCGAAGctcttctcctcggggctgccctCCGGCCTTTCAgctccccatccccagtgccGGCCCCTGCTCTGGGCCTGGTTGAGCCTCACGGCGTTCACAGGGACCCACTTGGGGCTTGGCCAGGTCCCTCGGGGTGGCGTCTGTCCCTCTGAGGACGCCCCCTCTCCAcctgaggaggaggcggcagggtAGCGGGatccaggaggaggaagggggtgtctgctgaagaggaggaggaagggggtcCCCCTgctcaggagaggaggaggaggaggaggaagggggtccctgctgaggaggaggaagggggttcccctgctcaggaggaggaagaggaggaggaggaagggggttcccctgctcaggaggaggaggaagaagggggtccctgctgaggaggaggaagggggttCCCCTgctgaggagaaagaagaggagaaagggggtccccgctcagcaggaggaggaggaagggaatccccctgctcaggaggaggaggatgaggaagggcGTCCCTGCTCAGCTCACCGGGGGCGGGCACTGAGCACCCGCTTCACCACGCGCGAGACCGCAGAAGGGGAACGCGACACTCCAGAACCGACCCAGTGATTGCGCTTACCGAGCAGCCGCGGAACACCAGCTCTGTTTTTCACCAACACAAGTCCCCGTGAGGGGGTGCACCGTTCCCGGAGGCACTGCAATACCGGGACGATGCGCGGAGCGGAGGGAGCAAGCTCCGGGTCCAACTCCCGAGCCCAAAAATCCGTTTAATATAAAGTCCTCTCATCGAGGACGTATCAGATATTAAACTGATAAGAACAGATACTACACTTGATCTTAGCCAAAAGGCCGAGAAGCGATACCAGTTGTTCCCCTGCCCACGGCACGCCACGGACAACCACCCACCCCTACATCGCGGTGACCCTCTTCGTTTCTATATCAACCACGCCGCTGcgctccccgctccgctccccaccTAATCGCTCACGGTCCGACCGGCATTCACCGGCACGACCGCACCGCATCCCGAATTCCCCCTCACCGAGGGCTCCCAGCGACCCCTTCGAGCACTGCAAAATACATTAGCATATCCCCGCCCTCTATTTGCATTCACCACGCCacgcccccttccccagcccttccGCTGACGCCCCACCTCCTAATTTGCATTTGCTCCGCCCATGCACCACAAACCCCGCCTCCACCTCAATGCCCCGCCccttccctcgctcgtcgcagtACCCTGATGGCCACGCCCCCTCACTGGGTGATTTGCATACCCCCGCCCACCAGGGTGTCCTGCTCTGCCGCTAACCTGGGGCTCTCCTCCCGCTCTGCAAACTCTCTGTCTCCTTTAACGTCCGCGCTCCGGCTCagcaatttgaaaaaaatcaaaaaatataaagtaaaaccTGTAACTTTCCACTTTCGGAATGTTTAGAAGACGGCGGAGGCTCCTGGTCTAGCTGGCAGGGCAAGGGGGGACAGCAGACGGTGCCGGGAGTCACCCACCGTGTGCGGAAACCACCTGCCGAGGGGTTTTTCCATATGAAAAACTTGACACGCGCTAAAAAGAGcgcaaaaatgtagaaaaatccCCTCAGACGGACCCCTCGGGAGCCTCGTGGCGCCTTTTCCCGCCAAACCTCGACGGGCGCGTGGTGTGCGCATGCGCCGCCCGCCCAgcgccccgccccttcccagcATGCCCCGCGGCCTATTTAGGGGTGCGGGCGGCCGTGCGACGGCCATTTTGTTGGTGGAGTCGCAGCGGCAAGGTGAGTGTCTGCGGGCGCTCCGCTCCTTCTTGTGGGAGGCTTTGGGGCCTGCGGGGCGAGGGGTGGAATGGCCTCGGTGGCCCTGTCCTTCTTGTCTGGGTTAGCCGTATCTTCCTTGAGGTGGTGGGGATCTGCTGGCAGGGAGATGTAGGTCGCTCAGCCGCCATTTTGTGCCTCCTTGTGCAGCCCTCTGTGAGGCGATGGTCTCCTCCTGCCTTGGTTCTGTGCGCTGCGGCTGCCCGGCTGCGTGTGACTGAGGCTTTGCCCACACCCCCGTCCCTGAGGTGTTGGGAGGGGCTGTTCGGTGATGAGTCCATTCACAGACCTGAACTGACTGCGGTGTGAAGGCTTAAAGGCTCTGAGGAGAGCGAACGGGTCGTTCCCCGAGCCGAGGGGAGACTCCTCTCCTTTTGTGTTTCTGACGccttttttactttgtcttttagGCTTTCAGCCCTCCAAATGGCTCGTTTCCCAGAGGTGAGTATTTAGTTCGCCCTGTAGAGGCTGGAGACGCTTTTGGTACAAAAAAATCTTGATGAAAACGTAGAATTCGGGCTCGGCCTGGCGCTGCGGTGCTGCCGGGATGATCCCACCGAACTCTCTCTTGCCGATGCCCCGTGGGGAAGCTTTAAATCAGGCTCTGAGCGGCACCGACCCCGCGTGGGGCGTCCATTTGTGCACGAGGCACAACTTaactattttatttccttttaaaaggtgCGGAGCCGCTCGCCCACGTTCCCCTGCAGCTCTGTCCCAGGTGAGCACCGGCTCTGGGCCACTTCGGGGTTGGGGGGAGACACAATTGTCACCCCAAAGGGTGTGTCCCCAGCCTCGTCCCCCCACcgtggggaggaagaagggtTCCACCCCCCATCTGTGACCCCCCCGGGGCAAATTCTGGGTCTCTGGCTGTTCGGTGACGAGTGACAACAGACAAGCATATGGCTGAGTGTCCCTGATGCCACCTTCCCACTGAGAACTGCCCGGGCACGGCGGGGGTGGCCCCACGCGGGGGGTGTCACGCTTTTATTTGATTAACAACGaccattaatattaattttatagcCTGGGGGAGCTGCTGCAGTGGGGGATGACGGAGTGGGTCCTTCCTGCTGAGCTCTAAAACGCCATGAATTAACCCCAAACGCCCCAAACTCGCCATGGGACCCGCCCCAAGCAGGTAAGAGCCCCCCCCATACCCACCGCACCCCCCCAAGCGCCCCCCCGGGTCCGAAGGGATGACACGTTAAGCTGGACGACGCGAGTCCGATGGCAGCTCTGAGTTACCAAAGCCCTGATCGGACCCCAGAGCACCCGTGGGGGGGTTCCCACGCGTGTCACTCCCCCCCACACTGACAaaaccccccccctttttttttttttctccgcagACGGTGAGTTCCTGTCGCCGGCGGCCACCGGCCCCCCATGAGGAAACCCCCGCGCGTctgaccccccccacccgccgccaGAACCTGCCAAAGGTTGAACCCACTGGTGGCagtggggggggcaggaggacgCCTCGTCCCGAGTGGACGGTCTGAGGGGGCTTTGGGGacaatttttttttgggggggggggggggggtggtgtctgaGTGGGGGGACACCAGCGTACTgaccccccccccaatatttttcttgcaggGGGTGATGGAGCTGCGAGAAACCAGGTCAGTGGGGGGGAGTCAGCACCTGCCGGGTGCCTCTGGGGCGCCCCCGTTTTGGGGGGTGCCCCCCCCGGGTGTGATGAGTCCGACTCAGGAATCTCGTTCGGCTGACGGCCGCTGCTGAGGACGTTTGGGCtgacccggggcgggggggggacaggatgACACGCCTTCGGGGTGACATTGACCCCCCCATTGTGTCCCCACAGGGGGACTgggggctgtgtgtccccccccaagcATTTTGGGGTGATTAACCCCCTCTTTCTGTCCCCGCAGGGTGACAGCGGGGGCTGGGGGAGACCAGGATGAGgtaggtaatggggggggggtgtcttacCTCACTGGTGATGTCATCACCCCTAAGATTGAAGAAACCCCCCAGTTTTTGTGATGAGGTCACTAGCTCACTTTGACCCTCCTGAAAACACCCGAACACCtgaaaaattggggggggggggggcgggaaggagttgggggggggtccGGTGGGGCCGGGCAgtccctgaccccccccctctgctctcccacagGCCGGCGGAGGGTCTGGGGGTGCCGAGGTGAGTCGGGGGGGCACgagggggggtgtctgggggtcCGTGGGGGATGTAGGGGTCCCTGCGGTGCAGGGGGGGCGGGTTGTGGGTCACtggggggggggctttgggggtcCAGGGGCCGGAGGGGGTCtcttggggtgcggggggggggttAGGAGTCCTGGGGTGCCCCCCCGCTGCCGAGGATGAGCCGATATCGCCCCAGGCTGATGGCCCTGACTGAGTGATTCTTCTGAGGCgccgggggggggtttgggggtccctggggggggctTTAGGGACCCCCCCtcattcccccttcccctttttctctcctccagcccctcccGCCTGCCGCTAAGGAGCTGCCGCTgcgtgttttttgttttttttttttctgtggatgtAAATAAAAGTCGCTATTTttgctaaaaaagaaaatcaaacccgAGTTTGTCTTAatttggggccgggggggcgggggggggaccacAAGGGGCTTGGGGAGTGTGTCTCTGTCAAAGCCCAGCCCGCTCCCGGTTTTGGGGGGTTTCGCGGTCTCTATCCCGTCGGTCACCGTTTTTTTGGGGCGCGGGGGTGGGGGAATGGGACTCCCctcggttccccccccccgccccgttaaA
The genomic region above belongs to Rissa tridactyla isolate bRisTri1 chromosome 29, bRisTri1.patW.cur.20221130, whole genome shotgun sequence and contains:
- the TMEM179B gene encoding transmembrane protein 179B, whose translation is MAVSVLLLAELALHGAAFLCGIVCASALTVAQGEFGGQCLLYGVVSWNGTALVPRSFSHVSLCYFVSGVSIVVALYSFSSLLHGAYSCCTGESQRDRTWLSIALVIAFVVLFFLLVSACVLRVGTDALCTSLLQTQSLASCREAEQKPWVSYSPSRFYSNLYSAQASAWVSVFLWCLLTTRLLLQRRRDAPFPLLRRHDPEWSAETEAIFGGRPVRP
- the TAF6L gene encoding TAF6-like RNA polymerase II p300/CBP-associated factor-associated factor 65 kDa subunit 6L isoform X1; translated protein: MAEREERRFVELPRESVRLMAESAGLELSDEVAALLAEDVCYRLREATQNSSQFMKHTRRRKLTVEDFNRALRWSNVEAVCGYGSQDALPFRAIKEGELYFQEDREVNLVELALATNIPKGCAETAVRVHVSYLDGKGNLEPQGAVPSAVSTLTDDLLKYYQHVTRAVLGDDPQLMKVALQDLQTNSKIAALLPYFVYVVSGVKSVSHDLEQLNRLLHIARSLIQNPFLCLGSYVRSLVGSVMYCALEPLAASINPLNDHWTLRDYAAMLLSRVFWTHGDLASGLYPQILLSLQKVLADPVRPLCSHYGAVAGLHALGWQAVERVLYPHLPTYWANLQAVLDDYSVSNAQVKADGHKVYGAILVAVERLLKMKAQQTPASGTSQRPEGSPRRSPRPEPPPEPGLGLGRPLLQLGGGGGPPASSPPASPTPSLRDMYRELYDFFGDSLATRFGTGLPPAAIPPPSTPEGTRKEPAAAFGGEGVTRKMPQLTANATVSPREEESPRCEPPAARPALHRPASLPRPRGAPRQPGGHRPGAREVFQKCRFAPRGAPRFSFIIAGRQAGRRCQGRMFQTSFPQHHGPGHVS
- the TAF6L gene encoding TAF6-like RNA polymerase II p300/CBP-associated factor-associated factor 65 kDa subunit 6L isoform X2; protein product: MAEREERRFVELPRESVRLMAESAGLELSDEVAALLAEDVCYRLREATQNSSQFMKHTRRRKLTVEDFNRALRWSNVEAVCGYGSQDALPFRAIKEGELYFQEDREVNLVELALATNIPKGCAETAVRVHVSYLDGKGNLEPQGAVPSAVSTLTDDLLKYYQHVTRAVLGDDPQLMKVALQDLQTNSKIAALLPYFVYVVKSVSHDLEQLNRLLHIARSLIQNPFLCLGSYVRSLVGSVMYCALEPLAASINPLNDHWTLRDYAAMLLSRVFWTHGDLASGLYPQILLSLQKVLADPVRPLCSHYGAVAGLHALGWQAVERVLYPHLPTYWANLQAVLDDYSVSNAQVKADGHKVYGAILVAVERLLKMKAQQTPASGTSQRPEGSPRRSPRPEPPPEPGLGLGRPLLQLGGGGGPPASSPPASPTPSLRDMYRELYDFFGDSLATRFGTGLPPAAIPPPSTPEGTRKEPAAAFGGEGVTRKMPQLTANATVSPREEESPRCEPPAARPALHRPASLPRPRGAPRQPGGHRPGAREVFQKCRFAPRGAPRFSFIIAGRQAGRRCQGRMFQTSFPQHHGPGHVS